From Helicoverpa armigera isolate CAAS_96S chromosome 19, ASM3070526v1, whole genome shotgun sequence, one genomic window encodes:
- the LOC110379779 gene encoding protein arginine methyltransferase NDUFAF7 homolog, mitochondrial, which translates to MNSRILRMCNKLLIQQTISRGYAFKAVKRPDPKTLKMPAPGTAPSIMQIIKEKIRLNGPLTVAEYMHIISTNPTEGYYMKKEVIGEAGDFITSPEISQLFGEIIGIWFYSETQKMGPGKPLQIVELGPGKATLLLDILRVLNCFNYKPQDLSLHLVEISSTMQSVQANRLCISHREVDIALPHNYEGETVSGIKVYWYNDLKKVPTNFSWYIAHEFFDVLPIHKFEKTDEGWRELLIDLDGQDKLYYRITAEETASCKSLIRPPLDSGDRTELEISARSLGISRQLATRVDRDGGIALIADYGHEGEKGDTFRAFHKHKVVNPLENPGQCDLTADVDFSQLRIAASKSPYSDNYALVMGPVKQKDFLERCQARIRLQVLLDNAKSDEDREKVQKSYEMLVDPQKMGERFKFMAFYPSVMEELLNKHPPLGFSTPKS; encoded by the exons ATGAATTCCCGAATACTCAGGATGTGTAATAAACTCTTAATACAGCAAACTATATCTAGAGGTTATGCTTTTAAAGCGGTAAAAAGGCCTGACCCTAAAACTTTGAAAATGCCTGCGCCGGGTACGGCTCCAAGTATAATgcaaataattaaagaaaaaataagacTTAACGGTCCTCTTACGGTAGCTGAATACATGCACATTATCTCTACAAACCCGACGGAAGGATATTATATGAAAAAAGAAGTGATAGGCGAGGCTGGAGATTTTATTACGTCTCCTGAAATAAGCCAACTGTTCGGCGAGATTATTGGGATATGGTTCTATTCTGAAACTCAGAAAATGGGACCTGGGAAGCCTCTGCAGATTGTTGAACTTGGACCTGGTAAAGCGACCTTGTTATTGGATATATTAAGG GTACTGAATTGTTTTAACTACAAACCTCAGGATCTGAGTCTGCACTTAGTGGAGATATCATCAACCATGCAATCAGTACAAGCCAACCGACTGTGCATATCTCATAGAGAAGTTGATATTGCGCTGCCACATAACTATGAA GGTGAGACAGTAAGTGGCATCAAGGTGTACTGGTACAATGATCTGAAGAAGGTGCCTACAAACTTCTCTTGGTACATAGCACATGAGTTCTTCGATGTACTGCCAATACACAAGTTTGAA AAAACTGATGAAGGCTGGCGAGAACTGCTAATAGACCTAGATGGCCAAGATAAACTGTACTATAGAATAACAGCAGAAGAGACAGCCTCTTGCAAGTCCCTCATCAGACCGCCATTAGACTCCGGTGACAGAACAGAGTTGGAAATCAGTGCTCGAAGTCTGGGCATTTCTCGGCAGCTGGCTACTAGAGTGGACAGAGATGGCGGAATTGCTCTTATTGCTGATTATGGACATGAAGGAGAAAAGGGTGATACTTTTAGA GCCTTCCACAAGCACAAAGTAGTGAATCCATTAGAAAATCCTGGGCAGTGTGATTTGACAGCTGATGTAGACTTCTCGCAACTCAGGATTGCTGCATCAAAAAGTCCTTACAGCGATAACTATGCGTTGGTCATGGGACCTGTTAAACAGAAGGATTTCCTCGAAAGATGTCAAGCTCGAATCAGACTTCAG GTTCTATTGGATAACGCAAAGTCAGATGAAGATAGAGAAAAGGTGCAGAAGTCGTACGAAATGTTAGTCGACCCGCAGAAGATGGGCGAGAGATTCAAGTTCATGGCTTTTTATCCATCAGTAATGGAGGAACTGTTGAATAAACATCCTCCATTAGGTTTTTCGACTCCCAAGTCGTAG